ggcgggcgggggcgggggcgcggAGAGGCGGCCCCGGGACGCTCGCCGCGGGCCGGCAGTTGCCGCCGTCGTCCGCAGAGCCAGTGCCCAGCGCAGAGCCGCGCCCGCCATGAGGGAGATCGTGCACATCCAGGCGGGCCAGTGCGGGAACCAGATCGGCACCAAGGTGGGCCTGGCGCTGCACGGGGCTTGCCCGCGGGGGGGCGGCTGGAGGGCCCCGGGTCTCCCGGCGCGACCCCCCACGGGCGCGCACCAGCTCTGCGCCGCTGGGTCCTCGGAGCCCGGTGCGCACCCGCGCGGGCCGCGGGGAGGGAGCGCGCAGGGCGTGGCCGGCCGGGGAAGCTCCACTCCtcgctccccacccccaccccgacTGGGAGCGGCTGCCCCGGCTCAGGCGCGCCTGGAATTCGGGCGCCCGGGGTGGGCGCGGATGGCGGCGTCCGGGGCTCTGGGTTCTGAGCGTGTGTCCCCCTCGCCCGGCCCTGCCGCAGTTCTGGGAGGTGATCAGCGACGAGCACGGCATCGACCCGGCCGGGGGCTACGTGGGAGACTCGGCGCTGCAGCTGGAGAGAATCAGCGTCTACTACAATGAGTCATCGTGTGAGTATCGCGGCCGCCGCGCCCTGCCCGGCCGGGACCCGCGTGGCCGCTCGGGCGCCGCCTCTGCGCGCGGCGCGTTTGTTTCGGGAAAAGTTCTCCcgggatgtagctggaggcccgGCCACTCCCTTCGCTCCTCCGGGGCGGGAAATCCGCCGTCCGTTTTTTCAAGCAGCTGGATTCGGCCTATCCCGAGGGCCGGAGCGCTGGTTCGCGTGAAATCAGCGGAGCGGTTCCTGTCCGGCCTTCTCcgcccagccgggcgcggtggctcaagcccctGATCCCAGCGCCCTGGGAAGCCGAGACTGGAGGGTCATGTGGGCCccggagttcaggaccagcctgggcagcacaggagTCCACACCGCGGCCCCCTCCCGCCCCGATCTCCAACAATTttgaaattagccgggcgtggtgccccCCCCCCCGTAGTACCAGTTAACTGGGGGCGTGAGCcgaggaggtcgaggctgcagtgagctgtgatcgcgccgccgcactccagcctgggtgacagagcgagacctgttAGAGTAAATTAGAGCGTTTCTCAAGGATCCTTgggaaaaacaaagttttttttttttttttagcctcaGTTTAAAATGTATCTCTTATTGGGGATTCTTGGCTAAAAATTTGAGAAACGCTCTCTTAAGTGACTTTTCGGGTCCCTTGCAGACCTCTAAAAAGACTTTCACCTCCCTGGAAGCTGAAACTGCAGGCAGTTCTGAGCAACTAGTGGAGTTTTATTAATTTATGCAGCAATGACTGGCCGGGAACATCAGGGCATGGAAGATGAAATTTCTAGAGGACACTAAGGACAGTTCCAGTATACACTACAATTCCTGTTAACCCCTCGCCCAGCTTGGGTACATCCATTTTCGATCTGGGGTGTGTGCACTGCAGGACAGGAGTTGAAGAACAGGTCCTATTTGGAATCATGTTAACCTTGTCCTCACTGGGAACAAGTTCTAGCCCAATTGGCATGAAAATTCCACACAAGAACACTCTGACTCAAAATGAGAGTGACTCTGGGGAAACAGAGCCAGTTGAGTGCTCCCAGTAACAAGGTGCTCAGACTGCACATgggcacatgtatgtgtatgcatgggGGAGGTGTCACAAAGCAGAGAATTTCATCCAAACCTGGCAATTTTCTGTAATATATAGTTCATTTCCATGGAGCTAAAGTCGTAAAACTTCCTAACAGGAAAGAGGTGTCAGCGTGAGCTGGAAAATACAGTAGGCAGGAAGTCAGGGGACTTGATTTCTCATCCTGCCTCTTCCTGGAACCTCCTCTGCCAGGTCATGCCTGGGCTCGTTCCTCATTCCAATGTTAAggttctgggattttttttctttttttcttttttaagagacagggtctcagctgggcgtggtggctcacgcctgtaatcccagcagtttgggaggacgaggcgggcagatcacaaggtcaggagatctagaccatcctgggtaacacggtgaaaccccatctctactaaaaatacaaacaattagccaggcctggtggcaggctcctgtagtcccagctactcaggaggctgaggcaggagaatgggaggcggagcttgcaatgagcagagatcgggccactgcactccagcctgggcgacagagcgagactccatctcaaaaaaaaaaaaaaaagacagggtctcactctgtagccccaggctaggagtacagtggcacaactgGGTTTAgatgatcctgccacctcagcttccacaGTAGATAGGAcgagaggtgcacaccaccaaccACActtagctgatttttttgttttttcgttttgtttgtgtttagaaacagggttttgctctgttgcccaggctggtcttgaactcctgggttcaagcaatctgcccaccttggcttcccaatgtgctgagattacagggatgagccagtgcgcccagctGATTCTGTGATTCTAAGAAAGTTCCTGTACCATCTCTGAAAAGACTCTGGTTGATCCATTCCAGGCAGCTAGAACTGGTGGGACTTGAAAGGGGGAAGTCAATTACTTCAGAAACCTGAAAGTAACTCTTGTGGGTGGTTCTTTCCTCCTCCAGCTCAGAAATATGTGCCCAGGGCCGCCCTGGTGGACTTAGAGCCAGGGACCATGGACAGCGTGCGTTCCGGGCCTTTCGGGCAGCTTTTCCGGCCTGACAACTTCATCTTTGGTAGGTTccatctttctcactttcttcttcttttttttaatcaaattagtTTATATGCCAGATTTAAAGCATCACGTGTCATAGAAAAAGTGTGAATGGAAATCAGTGGttcccagccccacccctcccaTCCCTAGCTGGATTCATCacaaggaagtttttttttttaaatcttgactATTTTGGTGGGAAGGAACCTCTATATCTCTAAATGAAATTCTTCTACTGGTAGTtcttgattaaaaaacaaaaaccaggccaggcacagtggctcatgcctgtaatcccaccactttgggaggccgagacaggtggatcacgaggtcaggagatcaataccatcctggctgacacggtgaaaccccgtctctactaaaaatacaaaatattagccaggcatagtggcacgcgccagtcaggaggctgaggcaggagaatcactggaacccaggaggtagaggttgcagtgagccaagattgcactactgcactccaacctgggcgacagagtgagacttcgtctgaaaaatagcaaaaaacaaaaaaaaaacaaaaactaagaaacagTTTTAGACATTAGCTTATTTCTCCCCATCATTATAAAGttatttgccatttgtttttGGTTCCTATGTTGGTTTTATCAGAATTAGGTAAATcctttttttctcacttcttcCACCTAAAAAATGATGGTAAACCTGTCTTTCTGCAGACttctaaagaaaattatataaaattaaatgaagtgGTACCATTAGTGTTATCAAGTAGAACCTACAGGATAGGTGGCAGATTTGGAAGTTTCCCACCTGACTATTTTAATGTTAGAGACCACATATCTATTTacattattgctttaaaaaaaaaaaatgcctcaatCAAACATTTCCAATACCTGTGAAAGGCAGTGTCTTCCAAGAAAATGTGAAGAATTTCAAGACTGATTCTGGCTTAAAAGCACTATGGTGTAGGAATCAAATACATCATGAAAAATCTACATTCCAACGCTTTTCTCAAAAGGCACCAGGAAGAGATAGTTTAATTGAGGATAACAGACAATCTCCATTATCCAAACCATTCCAGAGAGAAAATGATGGAAAACTTCCCAACATTTCCTGTGAGGCTAGGTAGCTTCTACTAGAACATACAAGTAAAAGATGTATATCAAACTTACtgcaaaaatccaaaataaaatacttagaatatCAAAtgcagttgtatttttttttttttttttttttttttttgagacagagtctcgttctgtcacccaaactggagtgcagtggccggatctcagctcactgcaagctccgccttttgggttaacgccattctcctgcctcagcctcgtgagtagctgggactacaggcgcccgccacctcacccagctagttttttgtattttttagtacagacggggtttcaccatgttagccaggatggtctcgatctcctgaccttgtgatccgcccgtctcggcctcccaaagtgctgggattacaggcttgagccaccgcgcccggcctgcatttttaaaaaaatatattagtagCACATTGTGACCAATGTGCTATTGGTCACAATAAGAGGCAGATAGTGTAATGGTtaggagtctggctctgctgccacACTCCCTGGGTTAAAATTTTGGCCCTTCCACTCACTATGTGGCCTTAGACTTATTTAACTTACTTGTGACTTAATTTCCTCATCATAAGTGGGACTGTCTACCTCTTAGTAAGAagtaaggattaaataaacaCTTAGAATGTCTACTACAAAATAAGTGTTTGAGAAATACTAGCAacatcccaggaatgcaaggacgGTTCAACATTAAGAAGTCTACTAATAGATTAAAGACAACATCTTAATAGATGCCCCAAAAAAGTGGGGTTTTCTTTGACTCCCAGcaggaaacaattttttaaaagagattaaagttttggaggccaggagcagtggttaatgcctgtaatcccagcactttgggaggccaaagcgggtggatcacctgaggtcgggagttcgagaccagcctgaccaacatggagaaaccccatctctactaaaaatacaaaattagcctggtgtggtggtgcatgcctgtaatcccagctgctcaggaagctgaggcaggagaatcacttgaaccttggaggcagaggttgcggtgaaccaagatcacaccattgcactccagcctgggcaacaagagtgaaactctgtctcaaaaaaaaaaaaaagataaagttttgGATGTGTTCCCGATTTGTAGAGGACAAAAAAACTTCTATGTAAGCtggaaatagaaagaaacttcctttaTTTACAGACTATCTACCAGAAACCCATAGCAACATTATACTCCCTGGTGAAACATTAGAAGCATTCCCAGCAGAATTAGGTATAAGAAACAGATGTCCATTGTCTCTACAATTGTTCCATGTTCTGAAGGCTTTAGCCAGTGCACAaaaaccagagaaagaaaatatgcaaatcatgtaaaggaaaagacaaaagtgTTATTTATTGATGAAATGATTCTCTTGGAGTTTCTAGATACACGATCAGCTGAAAAATGACCAGCACTTACAAGACTTTAGTAAGGGAGCCAGACACaagataaaatattcagaaattaatTGTTCTGCTATCAGGTTACCAATCTTTCTGATTTACCTGGAACTGGGAGGAGGTGTTCCCCAGGACACTAGACTTTGAGTGACAAAACCGTCAGGGTCCCAGCAAACTGGAACAGATGAATCACATTAAAAGCAATAATCACTGGTGAACACATCCTATTCACAAttgtaataaaactataaataccTGGAGACAAAATTTACCAGTAACTAGCGGTGAGGggcaattaaaacaaaatatttttctcccaccAGATTGGCCAGTATTTTAGAAGCTGCTAAGACCTAGTGTTGGTGAATGTGGGAAAATAACAGCTGTTCAGAGAACTACTTAGTAGATTGAGCAAATCAGTAATTTCCATCCAAGGGTTCCAGTTCACGGAATCTGTTCTGCAGAAATGCTCACACATAGAGATTGCAGATTGGCCTCCAGAAGAGCTGAATCCATGTGCATGCCCACAGCGGGTGTCTGAGAGCTCCTCTTGCCCAGTGTCAGACCCTTGTAAGAATCTGCAAGAAGAAATGGCCCTGTCTCCCCACCTCCTTGTAGAATTCCGCCCAGTCTTGTGAGGTTCAGTGGATTTTTGGTGAGAATCTGAGCGGACAGCTAAAATTTCTTGAGTCTGAATTACAGTTGGCTGAGTCTACCGTAGTCTCAGTAAGCTTTACGAGACACAATTCATGTATTTCCAACTAATACACCTTTTAGAAATCACACTTCTTTGATAGGCAGTGTGTGCACGTGGTGCGCAGCTGGAAAGGTCATGCAGTGAAAGCCGGCCTCCCCCGCTGCCTGCCTCCCCCGCGGGAGTCCTTCCTGAGACAGGGAAACAGTTACAAGCACATCTGTGaatttttatagataaagaagatcttggccgggcgcggtggctcaagcctgtaatcccagcactttgggaggccgagacgggcggatcacgaggtcaggagatggagaccatcctggctgacaccatgaaaccccgtctctactaaaaaatacaaaaaactagccgggcgaggtggcgggcgcctgtagtcccagctactcgggaggctgaggcaggagaatggcgtgaacctgggaggcggagcttgcagtgagctgagatccggccactgcactccagcctgggcgacagagcgagactccgtctcaaaaaaaaaaaaaaaaagaagatcttaAAGTTTTAGTTATGTCGAGTATATACCTTCTTCAAAGAAGGATATGAAACAACAGTAAAAGACAGGCATAAATGTAGCAGTTTACAACACAGAGTCAACTGTGAGCTCAGCTGTGGCTGAGAATTAATTTTAGCTCTGGGTTTCTGGCAACTAAATCCAAAAAAGGAAGCACAGCAGGTGACACAGCTGACATTGTCTTATAAAGGggaatatatttaaaagggagATCTCCCCACCATCCTGAgtgatttgtgtttatttttaatttttactttgctttgctttctaaACTTTGCTTTTTTTCAGCAAAAACTAATATAACCACAGtgttaaaaagtttaaaactagagttaaaaaaaaattctgtatgcCCATCATCTTAGTTTAATCATTGTCAGCACTGAggtatatttttcatctttgtttctttctttttgctgatTTCATTAGTTGTAATCACGgtatcatttttatctttttctaaaagATATTTAGTTTCTAAAATCCATAATTTTTAATAGCTCTATAATGTGTAATTAATTCTTTATGCAACTATATAATGGCCAATAATCAGGAAGctgtttttttccaactttttgttCTTAAAATGAACATCTTGATTCGCTTAAATTTGTCTGTTTCTGACTTTGATTTCAGAATAGATtctcaaaaagcaaaattacTGGGTCAAAGAGTGAAGAGATTTAAGCCCTTTTTACACACTTCCAATTGGATTAATGCCACCAGCAGTGTCTGAGAGCATGGTTTTTGCTGCACTTTTGCCTGAAATTAAACTTTTCAAAGAAACGTAGCAACTGAATGCTTCTTTTATGAGAGACTCAGAGCTTTACGAACTGCTTTATAGGAAATGTAAGAACAGCTCTGAATTTGGCCCTTCTATTCTATGCTGACATAAATTGTCAGTGTGAAACAGAGAAACCTGCACACATATCACGCCAGGACTCACACACACCGGAGCCGGAAGACAGGATATTAAAATGCAACTCAGCGCACACTGCACTGTTCCCCAGGGGAAGGATGGTTAGCTGAAACCCATGCCACACCCATTACTGCTTTTTgagataaaataggaaaaaagttgCCAATTCTACATAGTTTAGTATGTTCACACTCAGACTTGTTACACAGGGCTTCATGTACCAGTGGctggttttatttcttaaatgggTAGTAGGTGTGCAGAGATTCACGGTATTATGTTTCATATGCTTTTGCATACCTTaactctgtcaaaagaaagaTGTCAGTTGTCTAAAAGGTGTGGTTACGGAAAAGGCAGCTTTCATGGAGAAGGTTTTTAGCAGGTCATGGCTGTCTGGCTCCGGCCCAGTCtgccccaggcctggcagcaaCTTAGGGACCCAACCCAGTCTGGATGGGTGCCCCAGGAGGCCTCACCCACCAGCTGCCAGCGCAGTGCAGCCCGGACCTGGCCAGGCCTCAAGAGAGTCAAAGCCATGAACTGATCTTTATGAAATGAGTGCATCACAAACTATCGAAGTGGTGAGAAGCTAGTTTCTCATAGCTGCCACTTTAGCAATtgtgaagttttctttattttatttgaattgagCATTGGGAGACTGTAAGGTCTTTCTAGCTGTTGACAAATGGGATCGCGAAGATTAAGACAAATTAAGACAGACCTACGGTGCCCATTTAGTTGTCTAACTGCCCCTGTAAGCCTTCAAAAACATTAGAAATGACCTTTGGCACATAAAAGCTTCCCCCGAAATTGCTTCTTGCATCTTTGCTTCGTCTGACATGCAACCCTATTTTTGATTGAGACTATTTTAAGTTTTCAACAGGTTGTACTGACATGATACGTCTTTAATAGGAATTTTAGCAAGTTGACACCATTTTAAGAATTGTGACTTGTTTAAATGAATATGcttatttgttaaaataacatATTATGGAGAATTGAGAGGTGTCCAGAATGTATAAACATCCTATATTGTTTAGCTAAATAGTTTTTAAGTCATTCTCCAGTAAAAGAGGCAGAATTGTCTGTGAACTGGAGATGATCTATCCTCACTGGCTTTATACCATATTGTTTCAGTTAGAGTTGGTAAATTACAATAAACCAGTGTCATTCCATTTCCAAATAGAGTTTGAAATTATTGAGGAACACTCACTCACAGTAGTAGTGTACACTTTTAAGAGTGAAAGttacctgtaatccagcactttgggaggtgcagaagggcagatcacctgagggcaatagtccgagaccagcctggccaacacggtgaaaccttgtctctactgaaaatacaaaaattagccaggtatagtagcaggcgcctgtaatcccagctactcgggagactgaggcaggagaatcactggaacctgagaggcggaggttgcagtgagtcgagatgaaGCCACTGCACTGCCCcttgggtgatggagcgagaccctgtcaaaaagaaaaaaagaaaaaacttaccggtcgggcagtggctcatgcctataatcccaacactttgggaggctgaggcaagtagatcacttgagcccaggagttgaaggtcagcctgggcagcatagtgagatcctctctgtacaaaaaaattgtttttaattagctaggcatggtggtgtgcacctggggtcccagctattcaggaggctgaggtggtaggatcacttgagttagggaggctgaggctgcagtgagcagtgttcacgccactgcactccagcctgggcgacagagcaagaccctgtctcagaaaaaaagaaagaaaaacttgtcTGTAATGAATTGCTGGTTGCATAGCAGTCATGCCTATTTGATTGTTGGAAAGTTTTATGGGAAAAGAATGAAGCACCAGAAAGGTAAACATTCTTCCAGCctctttctgtatttctaactTTTTCTTCCAGATTCAGGGCTAGAAGAGGGGGCAGGAGTGCACAGACCCTTGACACTTACTCCATCACCCAGTGTGAGCTCGAAACCAGAGGGGGGACTCAGAAAACCCTGGGTACCTATTGCAGCCCCACTGCCAAAGCTTAGCGTTGGCAGCCTCCTGCTGACTGTCTGAATTCACTGACTAACATCACACCGTATCAGTACAGAAGATGTTCAGTTCACAACTCCCAAATATTTAACTGGAACATCTGTTGCTAGGAGACAGtggcaaaatatttttcagaagtcACCAGCTTCCTACTTTCATCAAGAGCACAGAAAATTTCATGGCTGATCATGCTATAAGTATTGAGGAAGCTGGGTAAATGGTGTGAGCTGCAAAGGGAGTCGAGTTCAGCGTCTCCGTCCACTTACAGCTAGCTCGAGGTCTGATTGATTGGGGTTCTATGTTTGCCAAAAGCCACCTACTATTTTCAGTTGTTGGTTTCTGCTGTTTTAATGAAATAGGCCCTAGACTACTTTGACAGCTGCCCTGGgtctttcctttgtaaaatgggacCGTTCTAGCACGGAGTGGCCAGCCCCGAGCTTGTTCCTCCCAATGCCTATGTTGTCGTCTTGCCAGGTGCTGCCTGCGAGGTTGGGTGGGGAAAGGGTGGAGAGAAGTTGGTGGGGGCTTAGGAAGGACAGTGACTGTTTTCTTGTCTACTAAGAGAAGGTAGTCAGCCAGGTTTCACTGTGCAACACAGCTgggcaggaagaaagagaatcCCTTGTTTGTAAGAGAACAGTCACATTCTAGATGCTGTCTACGGCTTGTGAAAAACACGAGGAAACGGCCACCTGAGAGTACTAAAATGGCCAGGCCCACGGGGTGTGCCGCGAGCACACAGCAGGCGTCTGCCCGGCGTGGCCcctctgcagagccacagggtCCTGCCGTGCCAGTGGCACTGGGCTTTGGACTGCCAAATGGGGCAAAGGCAATAGGAGAGAAAGGCCGAGCTGACTTCTCAGTGGGACTGAGATGGAGATCTAAGGAGGCTGACGCTGCAGACAAGTGCAAGGGCCCACTGTGGTCAGTTTCGGCTGGCCAGTTCTGCTCTCTGGAAACTTCagtgtttaatatttaaatgtgtggttttgtttgtttgagatggggtctggccctgtcacccaggctggagtgcagtgatgtgatcatagctcactgtagcctcaaactcctgggctcaagcaatcctccacttCACCTTCCTGTGCTAGGATTATCATAGCTggccttaaaaaaacaaaggtttaatgTTTCCATGTCAAAGTTAAA
The DNA window shown above is from Rhinopithecus roxellana isolate Shanxi Qingling chromosome 21, ASM756505v1, whole genome shotgun sequence and carries:
- the TUBB6 gene encoding tubulin beta-6 chain isoform X2; this encodes MREIVHIQAGQCGNQIGTKFWEVISDEHGIDPAGGYVGDSALQLERISVYYNESSSQKYVPRAALVDLEPGTMDSVRSGPFGQLFRPDNFIFAHLHRGTEEKQE